Genomic window (Pseudomonas sp. L5B5):
ACGGCAATACCGGCCAGCACCTGGCCCTGACCGGCGACTATGCGCTGTTGATCCTCGACGTGATGCTTCCCGGTCGCAGCGGCTGGCAGATCCTGCAGGCCGTGCGCGCTGCCGGCCTGGAGATACCGGTGCTGTTCCTCACCGCTCGCGATGCCGTGGAAGACCGCGTGCACGGCCTGGAGCTGGGAGCCGACGACTACCTGGTCAAGCCCTTCGCCTTCTCCGAACTGCTGGCCCGGGTCCGCAGCCTGTTGCGCCGGGGTGGCAGCGTCGCCCAGGACACCAGCCTGCAACTGGCAGACCTGCGCCTGGACCTGATTCGCCGCCGAGTGGAGCGTGGCAACCAACGCATCGACCTGACGGCCAAGGAGTTCGCCCTGCTGGAGATGCTCCTGCGACGCCAGGGCGAAGTCTTGCCCAAGTCGTTGATTGCCTCCCAGGTCTGGGACATGAACTTCGACAGCGACACCAACGTCATTGAAGTGGCGATCCGCCGCCTGCGCCTGAAGATCGATGATGACTACCCCAACAAGCTGATCCATACGGTGCGCGGCATGGGTTACGTGCTCGAGGAGCGCTTGTCCTGATGCGCCGCCTGTCCTTGAGCGGGCGCCTGGCGCTGTTGTTCGCCGCCTGTACCGCCGTGGTGTCGCTGCTCGCAGGGGTGCTGTTCAGCCGTGCCAGCGAGGCGCATTTCATCGAGCTGGACCAGCAACTGCTGGAAGGCAAGCTGATCGCCCTGCGCAGCGCCTTGCAGGACGTCCGCTCGGCCACCGACTTTCCCCGGCACCAGCCCAGGCTGCAGGATGAACTGAGCCACCAGCCGGACCTCGCCCTGCGGATCGGCAGCGCCAGTGGCGAGATCTGGTTCGACACCCTGCCGCCCCTGCCCGCTCCACTACCCACCAACGCCGGCGTGCACAGCCTGGACCTGTCCGGGAATGCCTACAGGGTCTACAACACGGCACTGGTTCCCGGCCAGGCAGGCTCACCACAGCTGACCCTGGTACTGGATATCACCCACCACCAGCATTTCCTGCAACGCATGCAGCACCTGATCTGGCTCACTGTAGGACTGTCGGCCCTGGCCACGGCCCTGCTCGGTGCCTGGGCGGCTCGCAGCGGCCTGCGCCCATTGCGGCGCATGAGCACTGTAGCGGCCGGCGTCTCCGCCAGTTCGCTGACCCAGCGCCTGCCGGCAGAGCAGATGCCGGCCGAACTGGCGGAACTGGCCAGCAGCTTCAACGCCATGCTCGAACGCCTCGACGAGTCCTTCCAGCGTCTGTCGGCGTTTTCCGCCGACATTGCCCATGAACTGCGCACGCCCCTGTCAAATCTCCTGACCCATACCCAGGTCACCCTGACGCGCCCCAGGCCTATCGAAGACTATCGCGAGGCCTTGCACAGCAACCTCGAGGAGCTGCAATGGATGGCGCAACTGGTCAATGACATGTTGTATCTGGCCAAGGCCGACCACGGCCTGCTGGCCCCGCGACGGGAAATGCTCGACCTCGCCCAGGAGACCGACATGTTGCTGGAGTTCTACGGCCCCCTGGCCGAAGACGTGCAGGTCAGCCTGAGCCGCGAGGGCAACGCTCACCTGGCCGGTGACCGCAGCATGCTCCGTCGAGCCCTGTCCAACCTGCTGGACAATGCCCTGCGCTTCACACCCGCCACCGGTTCGATCAAGGTGCAGATCAGTGACCAGCTCCAGGATTTGCAGCTGAGCATCGAGAACAGCGGCGAAGGCATCGCCAAGGAGGTGCTGCCACGCCTGTTCGATCGCTTCTACCGGGCTGACCCGGCGCGCCGTGAAGGCAGCAGTGAACACGCAGGACTGGGGCTGGCCATCACGCAGTCGATCGTTCGCGCCCATGGCGGGCAGATCCGCTGCGAGTCGGGCCCAGGCTGGACCCGTTTCGTGATCGAGTTGCCGAAGAAGGGCTGAACCTCCTGCGCCGCCCTTGCCGCGCAGGAGTGCCGGTCAGGAGTAGCGCAGCGCCTGTGCCGGCTCGACCTTGGAGGCGCGCCAGGCCGGATACACGGTGGCGAGGAAGCTGAGGATGAAACCCGCGCTGCAGATCAGCACCACGTCGCCACCCTGTAACTCCGATGGCAGGTTGCTGACGAAGTACACGTCCGAGCTGAAGATCTGCTGGCCACTGATGCGTTCCAGCCAGCCCACCAGTTCACTCACGTTCAGCGCTGCCAGCACGCCCAGCACACCGCCGATCAGGGTACCGACGATCCCGATCACCGTGCCCTGGACCATGAAGATCGCCATGATCTGCCGTGGCGTGGCGCCAATGGTGCGCAGGATCGCGATATCCGCGCCCTTGTCGTTCACCACCATGATCAGGGTGGCAATGATGTTGAACGCCGCAACCGCAACGATCATCAGCAGGAGCAGACCGATCATGGTCTTTTCCATCTTCATCGCGCTGAACAGGCTGCCCTGGGTGTGAGTCCAGTCATCGGCCCTGAAGCCTGCTCCCAAGCCCTTGGCAATGTCCGCCGCCACCTGTGGCGCGGCGTACAGATCCTTCATCGCCAGGCGCACGCTCTGCACCTGGTTGGGCTGCCAATGTTGCATCTCGGCAGCATCGGCCACGTGGATCAGGCCCATGGAGCCATCCAGCTCAGCCCCCACCTTGAACACCCCCACCACATTCAGGCGCTGCATGCGCGGTGTAATGCCGCCAGGTGCCGTGCTGACTTCCGGTACGATCAGCGTCAGCTTGTCACCGACATTCAGGCGAAAGCGCCGGGCCGTGATCTCGCCGATCACCACACCGAACTCACCTGGCTTGAGGTCTTGCAGGCTGCCCTGGACGATGTGCTGGGCGACGATCGAGACCTTGCCCTCTTGGGCAGGGTCGATACCGCTGATCTGGATCGGCTGCATCGCGCCCTTGTAGGACAGCATGCCCTCCATCTCGGTGAACGGCACCGCCGCGGTGACTTGCGGGTTCTTCAGCGCCGCAGCGGCCACCGGCTGCCAATCGTCGATGGGCTTGACCCCGACGATCGTGGCATGCGGCACCATGCCGAGAATCCGCGAGCTCATTTCCCGCTGGAAGCCGTTCATTACCGAAAGCACCACGATCATTGCCAGCACGCCCAGGGCAAGGCCGATCATCGAGGTCATGGAAATGAACGAGACAAAACGATTGCGCCGCTTGGCGCGGGTGTAGCGCGTGCCGATAAAGATCGATAAGGGTCGGAACATGGGCAAGGCACCCTGGAAAGATTAATGACCCGGCGTCGATGGCCAAGCCACCGACGCCGCGTGCGGTCGCATCAGATCGCGACCAGGTGACCTTCTTGCAGGTGCAATACGCGATCCATCTGCCGGGCCAGGTTCATGTCATGAGTCACCACCAGGAAGGCCGTGCGCATCGAGGTGCTGAGCTCCAGCATCAAGTCCTGGATACCCTGGGCGGTGTGCGAGTCGAGGTTGCCGGTCGGTTCGTCGAGCATCACCAGCCCCGGCTTGTTCACCAGGGCCCGGGCAATGGCCACCCGCTGGCGCTCGCCACCGGACAACTCGGCCGGCTTGTGTTCCAGGCGATGGCCAAGGCCGACCCGCTCCAGCAGGGCCGTGGCCCGTTGGCGGGCTTCCGGGATCGGCGTACGACCGATCAGCAACGGCATGCAGACGTTTTCCAGCGCGGTGAATTCCGCCAGCAGGTGGTGGAACTGGTAGACGAATCCCAGGGCGCGGTTGCGCAACTGGCCACGGGCCTTCTCGCCCAGCGCCGAGAGTTCCTCGCCGGCCAGCCAGACACTGCCCCTGGAAGGGGTGTCCAAGCCGCCCAGAAGGTTGAGCAAGGTACTTTTGCCCGAGCCGGAAGTGCCAACGATGGCTACCCGCTCTCCCGGGTGCAGTTCCAGTTGCAGGCCGGACAGGACCACCACCGACTCCGGGCCTTCCTCGTAGGACTTGCCCAGGTCACGGCAGCTCAGGATTGCTTTTTCACTCATGCCCAACTCACTCATAACGTAGCGCCTCCGCTGGCTGGGTGCGCGCCGCACGCCAGGCAGGATACAGGGTGGCGAGGAAACTCAGAACCAACGCCGCGCCGCAGACCATCAACACGTCCTCGGCCATCAGCTGGGACGGCAGGTAGTCGATGAAGTACACGTCGGCATTGAGGAACTTGTGCCCGATCAGCTTTTCGAGGCCGGCGATCGCAGCGCTCACGTTGAGTGCCGCGAGCATGCCCAGCACGGCGCCGATCAAGGTGCCGACCACGCCGATCACCGTGCCCTGGACCATGAAGACCGCCATGATGGTCGCAGGGGTGGCGCCCAGGGTACGCAGGATGGCGATGTCGCCCTTCTTGTCGTTCACCACCATTACCAGGGTGGAGATGATATTGAAGGCGGCGACCGCGACGATCAGCAACAGCAGCAGGCCGATCATGGCTTTTTCCATGCGGATGGCCTGGTACAGGTTGCCGTGGGTACGAGTCCAGTCACGGGCATAGAAGTGGTTCTCGCCCAGCTGCTGGGCGATTTGCCAGGCCGTGCGCGGCGCCTGGAACAGGTCGTCGAACTTCAGCCGCAGGCCCTGGACCTGATCCGGCTTCCAGCGGTGCAGGCGCCCCAGGTCCTGGAGGTTGGTCAGGCCCAGGTAACCATCGATCTCACCCGCACCGACGTGGAAGATCCCTACCACGGTGAAGCGTTTCATGCGCGGGAACATGCCTGCCGGGGTCACCGAGACCTCCGGGGCGACGAAGGTGAGCTTGTCGCCCAGGCCGACACCAAGCTTGTTGGCGGCCTTGTCACCGATGACGATGCCGAAGCTGCCAGGCGCCAAGGCATCCAACTGCCCCTGCTGCATGAATTGGTCGATGATCGAAACCTGGCGCTCCTGGGCCGGATCAATGGCGTTGAGCAACACCTTCTGCACCTGGCCGCTGTTGGTCAGCAGGCCCTGCATCTGGGTGAAGGGGGCCACCGCCAGCACCTGGGGATTGCCCTTGACCTTGGCGGCCAGGGCCTGCCAGTCACTGATGGGCTCGCCGGACTCGATGGTAGCGTGGGGCACCATGCCCAGCACACGGGTGCGCATCTCATGATCGAACCCGTTCATCACCGACAGCACCACGATCATCACGATCACGCCAAGGGCAAGACCGATCATCGAAGTCAGGGAAATGAATGACACGAAATGGTTGCGACGCTTTGCACGGGTGTAACGCGTGCCGATAAAAGCAAACAGAGGTCTGAACATGTCGGGGCTTGTTCGGAGGAAAAGAAGACGTCCTTGTGGCGAGGCCTGGTAAGCAGCTTTACACTCAGACCACTGCCTCTACCATGGGTTCGCCATGTCGACATTAGATGAAGAAGATCGCCGCGAATACTACCGTATCGAGGACACGATCGCACTGGAAATTAGCCCCTTGTCCGCCCACGATGCAGCGAGCAAGGAAGTGTTGCAGGATGAGTCCGCGCTGTTCAATCTGCTCAGCGAACTGCACCTGAGCGAATTCGAATCCCAGCACCTGTTGCGTCAGGTCAGCGAGCGCGACCGCACCCTGGCCAGCTACCTCAAGGCCATGAACAAACGCATCGACCTGCTCGGCCAGGTGGTCGCCCAGACCGTGCTCGGCAAGTTCGGCGAGCCCCAGCAGGTGATCCTCTCCGAAGGCGGCATCGAGTTCGGACACCATCAGTGCTACCCCACCGGCAGCCAGCTGGCGGTGAAGCTGCTGCTGATGCCCCAGGCCCTGGGGCTCCTGTTGCGGGCCAGGGTTACCCACTGCGAACCCCAAAGCTTCGGCACCTTCGAGATCGGCACCGAGTTCGAAGCATTGACCGAGGCCCAGCGCCAGCTGCTGGCGCGCTATATCCTGCAGAAACAGGCCCAGCAACGCCGCCTGGCCCGGGAACAGGACGATCCTGCTGCAGGCTGAAGATACGCCAGACCCTTTCCAAAGGAACGACATCCGTGAAGGAGCAATTGTGACCCTGATCTATGGCCATCGCGGCGCCAAGGGCGAAGCGCCGGAAAATACCCTGACCAGCTTTCAGGAGTGCCTCAAGCACGGCGTGCGCCGCTGCGAGCTCGACCTGCACCTGTCCATGGACGGGGAGCTGATGGTGATCCACGATCCGACCCTCAAGCGCACCACCGATCGGCGGGGCAAGGTGGTGGAGCACGCCGCTGCCGAGCTGGTGACCTATGACGCGCGCAAGGGCGGTCCGGGCTGGGTCACCACCTGCCCCATTCCGCGCCTGGAGGAATTGTTCGAGAAGTGCGACTTCGAGCACTGGCAGCTGGAGGTCAAGAGCGCCTCGCGCACTCGCGCCGCCACCACCGTACTGGCGATTCGGGAAATGGCCCAGCGCTTCGGCCTGCTGGACAAGGTCACCGTGACCTCAAGCTCTAGGGAAGTGCTGAAGGCCGCCGTGGAACTGACCCCGGACCTGTCCCGCGGACTGGTAGCCGAATACGCCTGGCTCGACCCGTTGAAGGTCGCCCAGAGCTATGGCTGCGAGATTCTGGCGTTGAACTGGACCCTGTGCACCCCGGAGCGTCTGCAACGGGCGCAGCGTCAGGGTTTGCATGTGTCGGTATGGACAGTCAACGAGCCAGCGCTGATGCGCAGGCTCGCCGACTTCGGCGTAGATAGCCTGATTACAGACTTTCCCGGTTTGGCCAGCGCCACTCTCGAGAATTACTGAAATCGGTCTCCCCGGCCGGCTCAGGCCACCGGCCGGAGCCGCTCAAAAAAGCCGGTTGAGGCCGTCGTATGCCGCCACCCGATAGGCTTCGGCCATGGTCGGGTAGTTGAAGGTGGTGTTGACGAAGTACTTCAGGGTGTTGAGCTCGCCCGGCTGGTTCATGATCGCCTGGCCGATATGCACGATCTCCGAAGCCTGGTAACCGAAGCAGTGCACGCCGAGGACTTCCAGGGTTTCCCGGTGGAACAGGATCTTCAGCATGCCTTGCGGCTCGCCGGCAATTTGCGCACGGGCCATGCCCTTGAAGAACGCCTTGCCCACTTCGTAGGGCACCTTGGCCTGGGTCAGTTCCTGCTCGTTCTTGCCGATGGAGCTGATCTCGGGAATGGTGTAGATCCCGGTCGGCACGTCGTTGACGAAGCGCCAGCTGCCGTTGTCGACAATGCTGCCGGCAGCCGAGCGGCCCTGGTCGTGGGCGGCACTGGCCAGGCTCGGCCAGCCGATCACGTCACCGGCGCCATAGATGTTCGGCACGCAGGTCCGATAGTTCTCGTCCACCTCGATCTGGCCACGGCTGTTGACCTTGACCCCGATGTTCTCCATGCCCAGCTTGTCCGTGTTGCCGGTACGGCCGTTGCACCAGAGCAAGGCATCGGCCTTGATCTTCTTGCCGGACTTGAGGTGCAGGATC
Coding sequences:
- a CDS encoding heavy metal response regulator transcription factor, with product MKLLIVEDQPKTGHYLRQGLSEAGFNTELVADGNTGQHLALTGDYALLILDVMLPGRSGWQILQAVRAAGLEIPVLFLTARDAVEDRVHGLELGADDYLVKPFAFSELLARVRSLLRRGGSVAQDTSLQLADLRLDLIRRRVERGNQRIDLTAKEFALLEMLLRRQGEVLPKSLIASQVWDMNFDSDTNVIEVAIRRLRLKIDDDYPNKLIHTVRGMGYVLEERLS
- a CDS encoding heavy metal sensor histidine kinase; this translates as MRRLSLSGRLALLFAACTAVVSLLAGVLFSRASEAHFIELDQQLLEGKLIALRSALQDVRSATDFPRHQPRLQDELSHQPDLALRIGSASGEIWFDTLPPLPAPLPTNAGVHSLDLSGNAYRVYNTALVPGQAGSPQLTLVLDITHHQHFLQRMQHLIWLTVGLSALATALLGAWAARSGLRPLRRMSTVAAGVSASSLTQRLPAEQMPAELAELASSFNAMLERLDESFQRLSAFSADIAHELRTPLSNLLTHTQVTLTRPRPIEDYREALHSNLEELQWMAQLVNDMLYLAKADHGLLAPRREMLDLAQETDMLLEFYGPLAEDVQVSLSREGNAHLAGDRSMLRRALSNLLDNALRFTPATGSIKVQISDQLQDLQLSIENSGEGIAKEVLPRLFDRFYRADPARREGSSEHAGLGLAITQSIVRAHGGQIRCESGPGWTRFVIELPKKG
- a CDS encoding lipoprotein-releasing ABC transporter permease subunit, which gives rise to MFRPLSIFIGTRYTRAKRRNRFVSFISMTSMIGLALGVLAMIVVLSVMNGFQREMSSRILGMVPHATIVGVKPIDDWQPVAAAALKNPQVTAAVPFTEMEGMLSYKGAMQPIQISGIDPAQEGKVSIVAQHIVQGSLQDLKPGEFGVVIGEITARRFRLNVGDKLTLIVPEVSTAPGGITPRMQRLNVVGVFKVGAELDGSMGLIHVADAAEMQHWQPNQVQSVRLAMKDLYAAPQVAADIAKGLGAGFRADDWTHTQGSLFSAMKMEKTMIGLLLLMIVAVAAFNIIATLIMVVNDKGADIAILRTIGATPRQIMAIFMVQGTVIGIVGTLIGGVLGVLAALNVSELVGWLERISGQQIFSSDVYFVSNLPSELQGGDVVLICSAGFILSFLATVYPAWRASKVEPAQALRYS
- the lolD gene encoding lipoprotein-releasing ABC transporter ATP-binding protein LolD; this encodes MSEKAILSCRDLGKSYEEGPESVVVLSGLQLELHPGERVAIVGTSGSGKSTLLNLLGGLDTPSRGSVWLAGEELSALGEKARGQLRNRALGFVYQFHHLLAEFTALENVCMPLLIGRTPIPEARQRATALLERVGLGHRLEHKPAELSGGERQRVAIARALVNKPGLVMLDEPTGNLDSHTAQGIQDLMLELSTSMRTAFLVVTHDMNLARQMDRVLHLQEGHLVAI
- a CDS encoding lipoprotein-releasing ABC transporter permease subunit gives rise to the protein MFRPLFAFIGTRYTRAKRRNHFVSFISLTSMIGLALGVIVMIVVLSVMNGFDHEMRTRVLGMVPHATIESGEPISDWQALAAKVKGNPQVLAVAPFTQMQGLLTNSGQVQKVLLNAIDPAQERQVSIIDQFMQQGQLDALAPGSFGIVIGDKAANKLGVGLGDKLTFVAPEVSVTPAGMFPRMKRFTVVGIFHVGAGEIDGYLGLTNLQDLGRLHRWKPDQVQGLRLKFDDLFQAPRTAWQIAQQLGENHFYARDWTRTHGNLYQAIRMEKAMIGLLLLLIVAVAAFNIISTLVMVVNDKKGDIAILRTLGATPATIMAVFMVQGTVIGVVGTLIGAVLGMLAALNVSAAIAGLEKLIGHKFLNADVYFIDYLPSQLMAEDVLMVCGAALVLSFLATLYPAWRAARTQPAEALRYE
- a CDS encoding PilZ domain-containing protein; its protein translation is MSTLDEEDRREYYRIEDTIALEISPLSAHDAASKEVLQDESALFNLLSELHLSEFESQHLLRQVSERDRTLASYLKAMNKRIDLLGQVVAQTVLGKFGEPQQVILSEGGIEFGHHQCYPTGSQLAVKLLLMPQALGLLLRARVTHCEPQSFGTFEIGTEFEALTEAQRQLLARYILQKQAQQRRLAREQDDPAAG
- a CDS encoding glycerophosphodiester phosphodiesterase → MTLIYGHRGAKGEAPENTLTSFQECLKHGVRRCELDLHLSMDGELMVIHDPTLKRTTDRRGKVVEHAAAELVTYDARKGGPGWVTTCPIPRLEELFEKCDFEHWQLEVKSASRTRAATTVLAIREMAQRFGLLDKVTVTSSSREVLKAAVELTPDLSRGLVAEYAWLDPLKVAQSYGCEILALNWTLCTPERLQRAQRQGLHVSVWTVNEPALMRRLADFGVDSLITDFPGLASATLENY